From Thermococcus sp.:
GAGGTCCCGCGGTAGCCTAGCCTGGGAGTGGCGGCGGACTGTAGATCCGCAGGTCCCCGGTTCAAATCCGGGCCGCGGGACCACCAGAATTCTCAGCTCTTCTCCAAAACCTCAATAAAAGCAACCCTGCCGTTAAGAGAAGATTAGAAGGAAAAAAGAGTCACTTCATCTTTTCGAGGATTATCGCAGGACAGACCTTGAGGACGCCGTCTATCTTGCCTATCTTGTCGGAGATTATCCCTGAGAGATCCTCCCCGTCCTTGGCCCATACCTCTGCCATGATCATGTGGTCTCCGCTCGTGAGGTAAACGTGCCTCACGAAGTCGAACTCCTTGAGCCTGTTGGCGACCTCGAATATCTTCTCTGGCTTCGTGTCAACCCCGGTTATGCTGACGAGGTTGTAGCCGAGCTTTGCAGGATCGACAATTATCGTGTACTGCCTTATAACTCCAGCCTCCTCTAGGGCCTTTACCCTCTTCCTGACGGCCGTTTCACTTATGCCCAGCACCTTCGCTATCTCGGTGAAGGGCGTGCGAGCGTCTTTTGTGAGCATTTCCAGGATTATCCTATCCCTCTCATCTAACATATCTCCTCACCCTAAGTTCTAAATACGCACCCATAGTTTATTAAGGTATCGGTATTAACGGTTTAAATCTCAAACCTTTTTAGGAGTGTTATGGCCTCGACGTGGGGTGTGTGGGGGAACATGTCGAGACCAAGCGCAAACTCCAGTCGGTAGTCCTTGGCGAGTTTCTCGACGTCCCGGGCAAGGGTCTTTGGGTTGCACGAGACGTAGACGATGGTCTTGGGGCCGTCTTTTAAAATTTTCTGTATCAGCTTTGGATGAAGGCCGGCACGCGGTGGGTCGACTATCACCGTATCGTAGTTCGAAAGGTTCCTGATGTCCCTGTCCCTGCCAACCTTGAAGGTTGCCTCAACGTTGTTCAGGCGGGCGTTTTTCTTGGCCATCTCAACGGCGAAGGGGTTTATCTCCACCCCCTCGACTTTAAAGCCCCTCTTCGCTAGGTAAACCCCGAAGGTTCCCACCCCTGAGTACAGGTCGAGAACCCTCTCGCCGTCAACGAGTTCTGAAACTTTCCTCACGAGGTTCACCGCTTGGTAGCTGTTGGTCTGGAAGAAGCTGTTCGGGTGTATCAGGTAAACAACGTCTCCAAGTTTTTCCCTTATAAACTCCTGCCCCCAGAACCTCTCTATATCCCCGTAGGAAACGTCGCTCTCAGTTTTGTTGACGCTCCAGTAGACGGAGGTCGCGTAGGGAAAGTAATCCGGGAACTCCTCGGGGAGTTTCCCCTCCTTCGTCACGAGGTTTACCATGAGCTCGCCCGTGAACTTGCCCTCCCTGATGACGATGTATCTTAGAAAACCCTCGTTTTTCCTTATGTCGTATCTAGAGAGATTAAAGTCCTCCATGAACTCCCTAAGCGACTTCAGGACCCTTGAGCTGGTTTCGCCGAAAACGGGGCAGGTTGCTATGTCAACGGCATCCCACCACGTTCCATATCGTCGAAAGCCTATCCCACTTGTTGAAATGACAACATCTATCCTGTTCCTATGACCAAATATCTTAGGCGAAGGCAAAACTTCAACGTTCTGGTTTAGGTGGCGGGAAAGCTTTTCGGTCTTCCACCGAACCTGCTCCTCGTAGGGGATGTGCTGTAAAAGACACCCCCCACAAAGACCAAAATAGGGACAGAGAGGCTCGGTTCTCAGATTGGAGGGCCTTATGAGCTTGAACTCCGAGGCTATAACTTTCCTCTTCTTCCTCCTCGTCTTCAGGATTTCAACCTCGTCTCCAGGGGCCGTGTGGGGGACAAGGATTTCCTTCCTTCCAGCCTTTAGAATCCCAAGCCCCTCGTCGCTCAGCCTCTCTATAACTCCCCTCATGCTCGCCGGTGCTCGGCCGGGCTTATAAACCTGTCCTTTGCCCATTCGTCAAAGTTGTCCTCGGAAGGTTTATTTAGGTGAAGGGTGTAATACAATCGGTGCCGGGTTGATGTTCGGGCGCCGTAAGGATGTTGTTTACAAGGTTCTGGCAACCAAGAAAAGGGCTGTTGCCCTTCACAAGCTCAGCGCCGAACTCGAAACCCCCACCTCAACGCTCCTGAGAACGGTTAAGGAGCTTGAGTCAGAGGGCCTCGTGGAAGTCTTCTACGGCCGGGAGAAGGCCGCGATAATGGTCAGGGCGAAGACCCTTGAGGATTTCATTTGATCTTTTTATTCTTGCTGGACTCCCTCCTGAAGGGCGAGGCTTTCCGGAGAAAAAGTAACCGGACATTACCTTTAACCTGAGGGGTCTATCTGTTCTATGGCTTTGTCGGGAGATGGTTTTATGGTATCTGTAGTTATCACTGGGCGGGGCTGGAAAGACAACGGTTACGGCAAACCTTGGGACTTATTTTTCTTCTCTCGACATCTCAACGCTTCTGATAGATGGGGACGTTTACCTGCCCAAGCTGGCCTTCCAGTTCGGGATGGAGGACCGCCCAGTTAGCCTTCACGACCTCCTGAGAAATCCTGAAAGGAACGTTAGAGAGGCCCTCTACCACGAACCCGAGAGTGGGCTTGACATAGTCCCCGGGAGCTCCAAAATATACGACGTCCTCGATGTCTGGCAGGGAGACCTTAAGGATATTGTTTCAAGTCTTCAAGCTGATTACCGGCTGACGGTAATAGACTCGCCTGTTGGAATTCCCTTTGACACGATTCCAACCTTTCGACTGGCCGATTACCAGCTTATAGTCGTCGAGCTGGAGCGCTCGCCGATACACTCGGTTAAAAGGATGCTCGAAAACGAGGTCGTTAAACTGAAGGAACTCGGCGAGGCCTACGGGCTGAGCGTTGGCATTGTGGTGAACAAGGTGAGAGAATCTCTGAACGACTCAGATGTTATCGTAACGTACATAGAGGGTGAAATCGGCATCCCCGTGGTCGGCATTGTGCCCTTTGACCCGCGAGTCCCCGAGTCAGTCAACTACGGCAGGCCACTGATAGAGTGGCGTCCGGATTCACCTGCCTCCAAGGCCCTTATCGAGACGGGGGAGATACTCGACGAATGGATTTTTGGAGAAGTGAAAAAGTCACGGTGGGAGAAGTTCAGGGATGTCTTTTATTCCCTCATCCCCCGGGGAACCCCCAAGTATCTCTGAGACCTTCA
This genomic window contains:
- the lrpA gene encoding HTH-type transcriptional regulator LrpA yields the protein MLDERDRIILEMLTKDARTPFTEIAKVLGISETAVRKRVKALEEAGVIRQYTIIVDPAKLGYNLVSITGVDTKPEKIFEVANRLKEFDFVRHVYLTSGDHMIMAEVWAKDGEDLSGIISDKIGKIDGVLKVCPAIILEKMK
- the rlmD gene encoding 23S rRNA (uracil(1939)-C(5))-methyltransferase RlmD, whose translation is MRGVIERLSDEGLGILKAGRKEILVPHTAPGDEVEILKTRRKKRKVIASEFKLIRPSNLRTEPLCPYFGLCGGCLLQHIPYEEQVRWKTEKLSRHLNQNVEVLPSPKIFGHRNRIDVVISTSGIGFRRYGTWWDAVDIATCPVFGETSSRVLKSLREFMEDFNLSRYDIRKNEGFLRYIVIREGKFTGELMVNLVTKEGKLPEEFPDYFPYATSVYWSVNKTESDVSYGDIERFWGQEFIREKLGDVVYLIHPNSFFQTNSYQAVNLVRKVSELVDGERVLDLYSGVGTFGVYLAKRGFKVEGVEINPFAVEMAKKNARLNNVEATFKVGRDRDIRNLSNYDTVIVDPPRAGLHPKLIQKILKDGPKTIVYVSCNPKTLARDVEKLAKDYRLEFALGLDMFPHTPHVEAITLLKRFEI
- a CDS encoding ArsR family transcriptional regulator is translated as MFGRRKDVVYKVLATKKRAVALHKLSAELETPTSTLLRTVKELESEGLVEVFYGREKAAIMVRAKTLEDFI
- a CDS encoding MinD/ParA family protein, producing the protein MGGAGKTTVTANLGTYFSSLDISTLLIDGDVYLPKLAFQFGMEDRPVSLHDLLRNPERNVREALYHEPESGLDIVPGSSKIYDVLDVWQGDLKDIVSSLQADYRLTVIDSPVGIPFDTIPTFRLADYQLIVVELERSPIHSVKRMLENEVVKLKELGEAYGLSVGIVVNKVRESLNDSDVIVTYIEGEIGIPVVGIVPFDPRVPESVNYGRPLIEWRPDSPASKALIETGEILDEWIFGEVKKSRWEKFRDVFYSLIPRGTPKYL